The Horticoccus luteus DNA window CTCTGCGGCGCGTGGGCGACGCCACGTTGCTGGCAACGACCGTGGCTTTTTCGCCGGCCGACGGCGCCGATGTCGTGGCCGCGGCGAAGGCGCGCGTGGACGCCGCGCTGGCGGCGGGCTACGCGGCGGAGCATGCGCGTCACGCGCAGTGGTGGGGGAAATTTTGGTCGGCGTCGGCCGTCAATCTGCCGGACGAGGAGGTGATGCGGCATTACTATTTGGTGGAGTATTTTTATGGTGCGGCATCGCGCGATCACGCGCCGCCGATGCCGTTGCAAGGGGTGTGGACGGCGGACGCCGGCGAGTTGCCGCCGTGGAAAGGCGATTACCATCACGATCTCAACACCGAGATGACCTACATGGGTTATCAGGCGGCGGGGCATTTCGAGGAAGGGCGCGCGTTTCTCGACTGGATGCACGGTTTGCTGCCGGCCTTGCGCCGTTTCGCGCACGATTTCTACGGGCAAAAGGGGGCGGCGGTGCCAGCGGTCATGTCGTTGGCCGGCGCGCCGCTCGGTGGGTGGGCGCAATATAGTTTGTCGCCGGTGCATGGGGCCTGGGCCGGGCATTTGTTCTACCTGCACTGGCGCTACACGGGCGACGAAGCGTATCTGCGTGAAGTGGCGTATCCGTGGTGCCGCGAAGTGGGAGAGTGCCTGCGCGGCCTGTTGCACGAAAATGCGGAGGGCGTCCTCGTGCTGCCGGTATCGGCTTCGCCAGAAGCGTTCAACAACAGCCAGCGCGCCTGGCTGACACCGAATTCCAATTACGACATCATGTGCTTGCGCATGCTCTTTCTGGGGAACGCGGAGATGGCCGCGGAACTGGGGGATGCGGTGGCGGCGCAGGAGTGGCGCACCGCGAGCGCGAAGCTCGGGCCGTATCACGTCACGAAGGAGAACGTCCTGATGTTGTCGGCCGACGAGGAGCTGGTCTTCAGTCACCGTCATTTCGCGACGCTGATGGGGATTTATCCGTTCAATCTGATGAACGTGGAGGGCAGTGGTACCGAGCGGGCGGCGATCGCGGCGACGATTCCAGACATCGATCGGCTCGGAGTCGTGGAATGGTGCGGCTATAGCTACACGTGGATGGCGGCGTTGCGGGCGCGCATCGGGGAGCCTGAGGCGGCGCTGTGGCACTTGAAGGCCTACCTGCGGGCGTTCATCCTGCGGAATGGATTTCACGCGAACGGCGACCAGACCAAATCCGGGTTTTCGTCGTTCGATTATCGGCCGTTTACTTTGGAGGGAAACTTCCTCGCGTGCGCGACGGTGCACGAGATGTTGCTGCAAAGTTGGAACGCGACTCCGGGCACGGGCGCGTGGGGGCCGCTGCGGATCTTCCCCGCGATGCCGTGGCGCTGGCACGAAGCGAGTTTCACGGACCTCGTCGCGGAAGGCGGTCACCGCGTTTCCGCCCGGCGGGAGAACAATGCCACGACGTGGTTGCGCATTGTGACCGGTCGCACGGGCGAGCTGACGGTGCGGGATAATTTTGCGGGCCGCATCCCGACGTGGACGAAGATCGAACCGGAGCGAAAAGACGGCGCCGATTTCGTGTTCGCCGTGAAGGCAGGCGACGTAATCGAGGCCATACTGTCAAAGCCGGCTGCCATACCCGCCGCGCCCGTTGACGCGTTTCTCGACGGCGTGGCGCAACCGCCGAAGCACTTTGGTGTGAAGATGGTTTATTGACGCGGGTGGGGAAATCGCGGCGACGCCCGATGCGGGCGCGGCGTCTGGCGCACCGAAAACAAGAAACGCTATCCGTTTGTGGATAGCGTTTTGCGCGGATGGTGGACCCTACTGGACTCGAACCAGCGACCTTTTCCATGTCAAGGAAACGCTCTAACCAACTGAGCTAAGGGTCCAAAAAATCGAGTCGTGAACTAAGCACGACGCGCGGCGGGCTGCGCAAGGAAAATGTTCGGCGGCCGACGCTGCACAATCGGCTTTGACGCCAGCGCCGCGCCGCCTCTTCTAGGCGCATCGCCCATGTTGCAGTCGCTCCGCATCCGTAATCTCGCCCTGTTGGAAGAAGTCGCGCTCGAATTCGAGGCGGGGTTCACGGCCGTGACCGGCGAGACCGGCGCGGGCAAAAGCATCCTCCTCGGGGCGATGAGCCTGCTCGCCGGAGAACGTGCGGACAAGACGATCATCCGCCAGGGCGCCGCGGCGTGCGAGGTGGAGGCAGCGTTGTTTTTCGAGGATGCGCGCGCGATCAACGCGGTGCTGGCGGAACTCGAATTGCCGGCCGCGGAAGACGGCGTGGTGATTTTGAAACGCAGCGTGCCGCGCGAGAAGGCGCCGCGGCTGAGCGTCAATGGGAGCCTCGCCACGCTCGCGGCATTGCAACGGCTGGGCGAGCACTGGATCGATTTTCATGGGCCGAGTGAGCCGCGTCGGCTGCTGAAGGAAAGCTGCCAGCTCGAGCTGCTGGATCTTTTCGGGCGCACCGGCGACGCACTCGCGAGCTATCGCACGCGTTACGAGGCGTGGCGCGCGCTCGTCGCGGATCGGGCGCGACTCGCGAACGAGACGAAACTCTCCGACGACCAGATCGATTTTCTCCAACGGCAGTTGGCGAAGATCGATGAGCTCGAATTGACGGACGAAGCGATCGAGGCGCTCGAACGCGATTTTCACCGACTGAGCCGGGCGCAGGAAATCACGACGTTGGCGGAGGGGTTGTCCGCCGGACTCACCGGCGACGACGGCGTGCAATTGCGGGTGGGGCAATTGTTGCGCGAGGCGCGGCAGTTGGAAAATCTCGACCCGGCGAGCCGCGCGCTGGCGGAGCGTCTGTCCGCTGCGGCGGTGGAGTTGAACGATCTCGGCGCCGAGTTCGCCGGGCTGACGGAGCAGTTGCAGTTCGATGCGGAGCAGGCGGAGCAGTTGCAGTCGCGAATGAACACGTGGCTCGAATTGAAGCGCAAACACGGTGGCGACGTGAGCGCCGTGAGCGCGGCGCGCGATGACATGCGGCGGCGGCTGGAATCGCAGGGGGATCTGGAGGGCACGCTGGCGCGGCTCGAAAAGCAGATGGTCGACGCGGAGCGGGCGGCGCGGAAAGAAGCGTCGGCGTTGCGGGCGATGCGCGAGAAGGCGGCGCGCGAGCTGGCGAAGCTCGCCGGCAGGAGCATCGCGCAACTTGGCTTTAAGAAGGCGGACTTCCTCGTGAAGATCGGGGCGCAAGGGGAGCTCGGGCCGGCGGGCGACAGCACGGTGGAGTTTCTCTTTTCGCCGAACGTCGGCGAGGCGCCGCTGCCCTTGAGCCGCATCGCATCGAGTGGCGAGCTCGCGCGGGTGATGCTGGCGTTGAAGACGGTGCTGGCGGATCTGGATGGCGTGCCGGTGCTGGTGTTCGACGAAGTCGATGCCAACGTGGGCGGCGAGATTGGACGCGTGGTGGGCGAGCAGATGGCAGGCATCGCGCGTCATCACCAGGTGTTTTGCGTGACGCATCTGCCGCAAGTCGCGGCGCAGGCGACGAGTCATCTGGTGGTGACGAAGGACCAGTCGAAGGAGCGGGCGGTGGTGGAGATTGCGCCGATCCAGCAAAGTCGGAAGGCGCGAGTGAGCGAACTCGCGCGGATGCTCGGCGACCGCAATGCGAAGAGCGCGCTCGCGCACGCGGAGGAGTTGCTCGCCTGAGGCGCGGACGCTCCGCCCGCCGGCCGCGAGGCGGAGGAGCGCGTTTCGTCGCGACGGATCTCAGGCGCGGCGGCGGCGGCGCCAAAACGTAGCGCCGAGCACAGCCGCACCAGCGAGCATGGCTGTGGTGGCCGGCTCGGGGATAGCGGTCGTGCGGAGCTGGTAGGCGTTAATCATCGTGGCGTTGGAACCGGATCCGGTGCCCGTGGCGAAGATATCCTGCGTCGTGCCATCGGCGGTGAACGTGCCCGTGACCCACTGACCCAAGCCACCATACCCCGAGCCGGTGTTTTGTTCGAGCGTCGTGCCGTTGGCTGCGCTGAACGTCGTGTCGCGGTTCACGCCATAGCTACGCGGGTCGTTGCTCCAGAATTGCACGTAATAAGTCTGGCCAGGCGTGAGGCCGCCGATGGTGACGGCGACCTGTGTGCCACTAAAACTGTCGTTCCACAGCGCGCTGCCGAGGAGCGTTTGATATTCCGCACTCAACAACGAATAAGGCGAGGAGCCGACGCCGAACGGATCGCCGCTGTAGAGCGTGGCGCCCGAAAACGTGAGGCTGCCTGCACCCGTGCCGACGGCCCACGTCGTGCTGCCGTAGTTGGGGTTCAGCGCGTTTTCAAATGTGACTCCATTGACGGTGGTGGTGCCGCCATCGACGCCGAGGTTGAACGCTGCCACGAGACTACCGGTCGTGAGCACATCGGTGTCACCGGCGAGCGTCGTGGGCGTGTCCCAGATTACCGCGGCGGCGGAGGCTAGGGGCGTCAGCGGACCGAAGGCGACCAGCGCCGCGAGAACAAGAGACGAGGGAAGGGGAAGGAAGCGGGAACAGTTCGACATAAGAGGGTGGCAGGAACGGGGCTTCGCGGGACGCGGGCCGGGGAACAGTCGCGAAGAAATTAATGCCCGCCGTGGAATCAAGTTGAAGGAGCTAGTGAGTGCTAGTGGGAAATTTTTAGCACAAAATTGACAGCTTTCCGGCAAGAGCACCTGGCTTGGCCGCGGCGGACGGAGTCGATGCGGATTTGCTCTGTCGGCCTCCGCATGTTTCACGGCGCGGCCGGCGTTGGCCCGGTTTTGAAGGATGAAAGCGTTACCCGGTTTGCGAGGCATCGAGGAGCGGCGGGTTTACTCCCAGCCGATCTGGCGGCCTTTGTTTTGCTCCTGGAGCCACTTCATCAAGGGAGCGTAGTAATCCAGCATCGCGCGGGTGGAGAATTTTTCGCCGGTCGCTTCTTCGAGGACCTGCCGCCAGTCTTCGGTCGCGCCTTTTTCCATGATGGATTTCATGAAGTCGCCGACCGCTTTGTTATTGGCGTAATTGCACGACTGCGGCGGCTGGTGGAGAATCTTGCGCGCGATATAGTCGTGGAGCTGGTATTTGAAGACCTGCGCGAAGGCGTAGTTGTGGTAGTAGGCGGGCGTGTCGTCGATGTGGGTTTTGGTCGCGGCATCGCAGTATTCCTCGCCACGCGGGGCGGGCGGCTCGATGCCTTGAAAGTCGCGCACGTATTGCCACCAGCGTTTGTTCCACTCGGAGGCGGGAAGATGATGCGCGTAGATGTCGGCCTCCCAATGCGTCATCACGCCGGACGACCAGTAGATGAAGACGACGCCGGGCGAGAGCGCGTCGTTGAGGAGGAAGGCGGTTTGATCAACGTGGTAGTCGGCGGGCAGGAGGCCTATGGATTTGAGGTAGGGCGCCTGATTCGAGGCGAGGGCGCCGAGTTCGCCGAAGCCTTCGTGGAAACCGGGATTGGCGCCGTCGCGCAGCAGCATCGGGACCTCGGGCCGTGTGTAACTCATGAAGTAGAAGGCGTGGCCAAGTTCGTGGTGCGCGGTGGAGAACCAATAGGGATTGGCCTCGATCGACTGGAGGGAGCGGATGTCGTGGGCGAGGTCGATGTGCCAGCAGGAGGCGTGGGTGTTTTTCTTGCGCGGATCGCCCGCGGGCACGGGGTAGAGATCGGACTTCGTCCAGAACGAGGCGGGCAAAGGGGCGAAACCCATGCCGGTGTAAAATTGTTCGGCGGACTTGATGACGAACTCGGGTGTGCGGCCGTCGAAAAATTTCGTGAGATCGGCGCCTTCGGACAGGCCGTCCCACTCCTGTGACCAGCGGTTGTTGATCCAGTGCGCGGGAATGAGCTTGGGCACGGGCTGGTGGTATTTTTCGGCGAGCTTGTATTTCACCCACGTGTGGAGCTGCAGGTAGAGCGGCCGGAGGACGCGCATGAACTCGTCGTTAAGCTGCAGCATCTGGTCGGCGGTCATGCCATATTTCGCGACCTGGAGAGAAAAGTAATCCGGGTAACCCATCTCCTCGGCGACGCCGTTGCGCAGGTCGCGAAGCTTGATGAGGCCGGCCTTGAGCGCGACGCCGGACTCCTTGGAGGCCTCCCAAACGGCTTGGCGTTCGGCGAGGTCGGTGGAGGATTCCAGGAGATTGTCGATGTCGTTTGCGGTGACGACCTTCCCGTGGAGTTTGAATTCGAAACTGTTGAGGATGGAGGCCTGCTTCGTTTCGGCGGCGATGCGCGCATCGACGAGAGCGGGATTGGTCATCGGGCCTTCGGCGGCGTTGAGGAGGACGCGCTGGAGTTCGCGGACGGTGAGGTCGTTGAGCTCGGCGCGATGGGCGAGGAGGTCTTTCGCCTCACGGATGAGGGCGGGGTTGCCGTTGAAGGCGGCGAAGGCTTTGCCGGCGGTCTCGGAGGCGGCGTCGTGGGCGGGCGTGACGTCGGTCGCAGCAGCCCATTGGGCTTCGCTGGTGACGGTGACGAGCGCCTGGTAGGAGGCGTTGACGAGCGCGAGGAAGTGGTCGGCGCGCGCTTGCGTGGGGTTGACAACGGCGGCGGCGGAGGCCCCGCGACTGGCGGCGCTGAGAGCGGCGAGAGCCAGCGCGCAGCGGACGATGAGGTTTCGCATGACGCGCGAGGCTGGCAAATGCAGGCGAGGCGACAATCGCAAAGCGGGTTGGGGATGGCAGGCGTTGACCGCGGCGGGCGAGTTGGAGGAGTCGGAAGCGATGACGCCGGATGAGATGTCGCGGCGGGCGAGGCGAGCGATGCGGAAGGCGTGCGCGGTGGAGGTGCCGACGGAGCAGCTCGAACGCTGGGCGCGACGAATTCTGGAGGTCAACGGCGAGCTGCTGCCGCGCGGCGGAGCGCGCGGCCCACCTCGGGGCCGCATTGGTTTACGATTCGAGCGGCCGACGAAGCGCCCCGGTAGGCAACAAGCGGGGGCGCCGAAAAGCAGGTTGCGCGGGCCGTTGACAGCGGGCGGAGATTTGCGCCTAGCTGGACGTTTACGCCCATGACCGACAAGCGTCTGCCGTTCACCAAGGACCAACTCGAAGCGATCGCCGCCAAAGTGCCGACGCCGTTTCACGTCTATGACGAAGGGGCGATGCGCAAAAATGCGCGGGCGTTTTACGAGGCGTTTTCGTGGGTGCCGGGCGGGTTTGTGAACTATTACGCGGTGAAGGCGCTGCCGAATCCCTATGTGCTGGAGGTGTTGAAGGAGGAAGGGCTGGGCGGCGATTGCTCGTCCTATGCGGAGCTCGTGATGTGCGAAGCGGTAGGGATCACGGGTGAGAAAATCGTGTTCACGTCGAACGACACGCCGGCCGAGGATTATCAAAAAGCGGCGGAGCTCGGCGCGATCATCAATCTCGACGACATCAGCCACATCGCGTTTTTGGAAAAGACGCTGGGCGGGAAGCTGCCGGAGATGCTGTGTTTCCGCTACAACCCGGGACCGTTGAAGGAAGGGAACGCGATCATCGGCAAGCCAGAGGAAGCGAAGTATGGGTTTACGAGGGAGCAGCTTTTCGAGGGCTATCGCCTGCTGCGAGACAAGGGCGTGAAGCGGTTCGGGCTGCACACGATGGTGGCGTCGAACGAGCTCAATGCCGACTATTTCGTGGAGACGGCGCAGATGTTGTTTGACCTCGTGGTGGAGCTGAACCGCGCGCTCGGGATTCGTTTCGAGTTTCTCAACCTCGGTGGCGGCATCGGCATTCCGTATCGGCCGGAGCAGACGGCGGTGGATCTCGCCGCGGTCGGCCAACGCATCAAGGCCGCTTACGAAAAGACGATCGTGGCGAACGGCCTGGGGCCGATCCGCATCGCGATGGAGTGCGGTCGCATGATCACCGGACCGTATGGCTATCTCGTGTCGCGCGTGCTGCACAAAAAGGCGATTTACAAAAACTATCTCGGGCTTGATGCGTGCATGGCGAATCTCATGCGTCCGGGCATGTATGGTTCGTATCACCATATTACGGTGCCGGGGAAGGAGAGCGCGCCGAAGAAGGTTTACGACGTCACCGGTTCGCTCTGCGAAAACAACGACAAGTTTGCCATCGATCGCGAAATCGCGGACGCGGCGATCGGCGATCTGGTCGTGATTCACGACACGGGCGCGCACGGGCACGCGATGGGTTTTAATTACAACGGCAAGCTGCGTTCCGCCGAGGTGCTCTGGCAGGGGGACGGGAAATTCAAAGTCATCCGCCGGGCGGAGACGTTGAACGATCTTTTCGGGACGCTGGATTATCCGGGATTGCGGCGCTGAGCGCGGGGGGCGGGGCGAGTGGACGGGCGATGCGTGGAGGTTGGCGCGGCGCGTGAGCGGGGTGAGGGCACCCCGCCTACATGAAGACAATCGGGCGGGGTTGGACTAGCGGAGGGGAAGGCTAGTTCTGTCCGCGCCGAGGAGCACGACGACGTCGGCGCGGCGGGCGGCGGGGGTGACGTCGAGGCGGGTGAGTTGGCCGTCCTTCAGCTCGCCGTCGATAATCGTGTTGCGGTTGGCGTGGAGGCGGAAGCGGACGTTCCAGCGGTCGGCGGGCCACGCCGGAAAGAGATAGATTTTATCGGCGACGCATTGCAGGAGCATCGTTTGCAGAGCGAGCTCGGTGACGCTCCCGTGGTCCATGTCGGGCAGCCAGTCGAAGTTGGGGCCGAAGAATCCGGGAAAACGCGCGGCGGAGGTTTGGGTCGCGTTTTTGATGACGTCGTCGGTCGCGATGTCGGTCAGCCCGAGGAGCGCGGCTTGGATGGCGTCCTGCCGCCAGCCTCCGGTGTCGGCCACCGTGCGACGGGCGAAGGTCTCGCGGGCGGTCGCGAGCGCGGGGCGGCCGGTGCCGTAGAGGTGAAAGGGAAACACCGGATAAAGTTCGGCGTTTTCGGAATTGCGCGGCACGGCCTCATGAACGGCGGCGGGCAGAATGTGAGGTCGCCCATCCGCGAGACCAATGGGCAGCGGGGGGACGGCGGCGAGAAGTTCGCTCCACGCGCGGCGGTCGGCGGGGTCGATGGACGGGGCGGGCAGCGCGAGCAAATCGCCGAGGACGCTGCGCAGGCCGGCGATGTCGGGCGTAGGATTATCGCAGTCCCACCAGGTTTCGAGGGCTTGGGCGGGCGCGAGATGGAGGTGGCCTTCGGCGTCGCGCGGGTAGTGGGCGGCGAAGAATCCGAGCACGGGTCGCGCGAGCGGCAGGATGGAATCGTGCAGGAAGGCGGCGTCGCCCGTGTTTGCGTAGGTTGCGAGCAGGAGCGCGAGGAGTTCGAGGCCGCCGTTGTAGTGATGACCAATATAGCGGTTCGTGAGTTGGCCGACGGGGAGGTCGGGCGGGCGCTGCCAGCCGTAGTTGTCGTTCAAGTGCGAGCCCCAGAAGTAGAGTGTTTCGGGGAAGAACGCGCCGTCGTGGTTGAACCAGCGGCGGGTGCGAAATTCCGCGAGCGGGAGGGCGTCGAGATACATTTTGACCAGCGGTCGGAGAAAGTCGGTGTCGCCGGCGGCGAGGAGCGTCCAGTAGGGCAGGCGGGTGTTTTGGAACCAATAGGCCCCGCCCCAGCGGCGGTAGTCGGCATCGAAAGGCGCGTTGGACAAATTCCAGTCGGCGGTAAAAAGACTGCCGTTAAATTTGATCGGATAGGCGCCGCGACCGGCGCAGGCGATGAGGTAACGTTGACGGACGTAAGCGGCGGAGACGGCGGCGGCATCGCTTGCGGGTGCGGGGTGACGGGCGGTGACGACGACGTGACTGCGGGACCAGAATTCGCGCCAGTCGTCGGTATGCGCGCGCCAGGCGTCGGCGAGCGCGGTGGTTCGGACGGCGGCGGCTTGCGTGCGAAGAGCGGTGACCCATGACGCAGCGTCGGGCGTTTGCGCGGTGAGAACGTCGACGGTGAGGGCGGCGTGCTTGGCGGGCGCGGCCGAGCGCAGGGTGCGCGGGTCGGGGCGTTGAAAACCCTCGCCGGAGAGCAGGCCGCCGAACGTGCGGTGCAGGAGCGGATCGCGGGAGAGGTTTCTAAAATCGCCGAGACCCTGATGATCGAGCGTGGGAGCCCAGATGGAGGAGTCGTTGCGATGATACCAGAGGACGCCGGCCTCGGGCGCGTCGACCACGGTGTCGGCGGCGGCGAGAAGTGGGGCGGGAGAACCGGTGAAGCCGTAGGCGCTGACTTTTTCGCCGCCGAGTAGTTCGCGAGGGGCGGTGCGCCACGGGTCGAGCGAGGCGGTGACGGCGATGGGTTGTGAGGCGTCTACTTCGACGACGAAACGCGGGTGGTGCGCATCAGCCCAGAGGCGGATGTTGACCTCGCGGTCGCCGGCGGTGGCGCTGACGCGGACGGAGGCGGTGGCGAGATCGAGGGTGGTTTCAAAGTGTGCGGCGGCGGACGCGGGCAGCGCGGGCGTGAGTCTAACGCGCAGGCGACCGAGTTTGATGAGTCGGGAGAGGTGATCCCAGGCGTCGGACTTCGAGAGGTAAAACACGACATCGCCTGAGGGCTCGACCCAGACGTTGGCGGCGAGATCGCCGTTGCCGAGGGGGAGTGAGCCGGCGGACGTCGGACTGGGTGTTTCCCACGTAATGTTGCCGAGGGCGGGCGAGGCGGGGGCAGGCGAAGAACTGGCGGGCAGGGCGGGGCTGATGAAACACAGCGCGAAGAAGCCACAGAGTCCGACGAAGGGGCGACGCATGCGCGAGAGTGTGCGGCGGCGGAGCGTGGCGAACAACGGCAAAGCGCAGCGGACGGTGGACGGTGTGGCGGGGGGTGAGAGCGGAGCGGGAGCGCGCGATCGGGCGGCCGAATCGACGGTGGCGAGGCCCGGCAAAGGCGTCGGGCCCCGGTCGCAAATTGACGCAGCGCGAGGTTGCGCCGGGCAGGGAGAGTCGCTCACGTCACGGCGCATGCGCGTTACTCCTATCAACAGCGCCGAGGCGGTGTTCGAAGCGTTTTTCGATGAGCAACTCAGTGAGTTGTCGCGATGGACCGCCGACGTGCCGGGGGTGAGCGGCTTCAAGCTGACGCAGAGCTGGGCGTTCGTGATCGTCAATTGGGAGCGACCGGCGGCGGACGGGCTGGTGCTGCGGTTGCACCGGCGGTTCGCTCCCGAGCTGGACTGCACGGCGTATGACCGACTCCTGGTGGCGATCAATTTGCCGGAAGACAGCGTTATCACGCTCGCCGCGGAGACGGACGCGGGGCCGCGGCGGCGGGTGGGGACGCCCTGTGGCGCGACGAGGCACGAGGAGTGGCTGGCGTTGGACGGGGCGAGGCGGATCCACGCGCTCACGGTGGAGGTGCGTTCCCCGCGCGCGGCGGCGGGGTCGGCGTGGCTGCTGTGGTTTGGGTTGCAGCACACGGAGCGGCTGACGTTTCACCTCGCGCAGTGGGAAGGGTATGACGAAACGTGGGAAAAATATCTCCAGCCGGCGGAATTTGAACCGACGTTTCAGCCGGCCTACGGGTTGCTGATCGACGCGGAGGAGCTCGACGCGGTGCGGCGGGAGTTTGCGGATTCGGCGGTGACGCGCGAACTGCGGGCGGTGGGAGAAATCGCCCGCGCCGTGCAGCCGGAGAGCATGATCGCGGAGACGATGAATTTTTGGAATTACAACGGCTTCCGGCGCGAGCGGCAGATGGGGTGGATGCTCACGTGGCACGGGGCGTTCGCGGCGCAGGCGAGTGTGATGTGGCGGGACAAGGATCTGGGGCGGAGAGCGGCGCGGTTTGCGCTGAGCATGGCGCATTGCACGTATTGGGAGGACTCGTTTTTCGCGCAGTTGCGCGGGAGCACGTGGGAGCAGCGCGGGTTCGTGCAGGCGACGGCGACGTGGGATTGCGCGGTGATTCTGGATTTGTGCGGCGAGTGGTTTACGCCGCTGGGGCGCGAACTGATTTTGCGCCGGATCGCGACGGAGGCGCACGGCGCGATGAGCCAGGCCTCCTGGTGGTGGGAATACATGTATCACACCAACCAGATCGCGTGGATCACGCCGGCGCGGTTGTATGGTTTGCTGGTGTTGGAGCAGACGATGCCGGCGCGGGGCGAAGGTTTTCCGAAGCCGGCGGCGTCGCGCGTGGCGCCGCACACCGACATCGCGTGGGCGAATCTGCAGGAGAATTTGGAGCACGCGCTGCTGCCCGACGGCGGCTACGTGGAAGGCTCGACGTATTTCACCTGGGTGGCGCGGCAGGCGGTGGTGTCGGCCCTGCTTTATGGTCGCGGTCGCGGAAGGAATGCCCGTGAGCTCGTGCCGCCGGCGCTGCTGCGCACGGAACGGCTCGCGGAGATGCTGCTCTCGACGGACGACGGACAGGACATGTTACTGACGGGGGATGCGATGTTCGCGTTTGGCGAGGCGTTGACGTTTCTCGCGTGGCTCATGCCGCGGTCGCATTGGGTGACGATTTATCGCAAATCCCGCCGGCGTTCGGGAGTGGCACCGTTGTTGATGGCGCTGCGGCTGGATCGAGAGATTCCGGCAGAGGGGCCGGAGCTGGCGCCGTTTCTGGAGATGAAGGACACGGGCATGATGGCGTCGGTGCGACGGCTGGAGGGGGAGTTGGTGAAGCTCTTCATCCTCGGCAACAAAGCGGGCGGCGACCATCAGCATGAGGACAAAGGGAGCTTTGTGCTGGAGTGCGCCGGGGATAGTTTCGCGTTTGATTTCGGGGTGATGGATTACGCGAATCCGGTGACGGAATTGATGAAGCAGGCGCAGCGGCACAACATGCTGACGCCGTGGAGCGAGGACGTGAGACCGAAGCCGGCGAATCCCATTTCTGCGGACGTGAAGCCACAGGGCGGCGGCGATGCGACGGCCTTTCATGCCACGATCGATGCGACGCCGGGCTGGGAGGAATGGTTCACGAAGTGGCAACGCACATGGGATTCACCGACGCCCGACGAGCTGGTGATCACGGACGAGTGGACGGTGGCGAAGGGCGAGGGCGTGGTTTTCCATTGGACGACGCGATTGCCGATGGCGCTGGACGGGCGGAGAGTAACGATCGAAGGGCGGCGCGCGGTGGCGGAACTAACGCTTCCGGACGACGTGGAGGCGGTGGTTGAAGAACTCCCGCTGCTCGATCCGCGGCGGCAGGCGACGGACGATCAACGACGGGAGATGCAGCAGTTCGGGTGGCAACACGCGAGGACGCAACCACGGTTGACGGTCCGGCAGCGCGGGCGAAGCGGCGTGTTGCGCATCGCCGTAAAACTCCGTCTGCGGGCAGTCACCTGAAGGAGTCGATGCGCGGCCCCCGCCAACTCCGCGCACAAAAAGGCCAGCGCGAGGCGCTGGCCAGTTACGGGGAAGGAAAGTGAGATTAGCTCACTGACCGCGGCGTCGCCGGATAAAGACGAAGCCCAGGGCGGAGACGCCGCAAAGTTCGGCATAGGTGGCCGGCTCCGGCACGGCTGGCGACGTGGGGGTGCTGCGAATGGAATCGAGAAGCACGGTGCCACCTCCGGACGTGAAATATTGGTCATGCACCGCAATCGTCCAATCGGTCGTGGCGTTCGATGGCGTGAAGGTGCCGGACAGACCGCCGGTAAAATCGGTGAACGTCGCCGACGTATTTGAGAACTGGACGACGTAGCTGGCGGTGGTGGCGTCGATGGCCATCGTTGAAAAGGTCACCACCAAACCGCTCAGGGCGCTCGTGTCGGACCAGTTCCATGAGGCCAGGGTCTGGCCGTTCGCCCAGATTGACGCCGTGGTGGCGGGGTTCGTCATGTGGTCGCGGTAAAAGACGGAAACCCCAAAGCCAGCTCCCGGGAGGAAGTGATTATCGCCGTCATAATTCGGCCGGTAGC harbors:
- a CDS encoding glycosyl hydrolase family 95 catalytic domain-containing protein, with the translated sequence MNAWAPLLRQFAFLVCAAAVVRALPISTMNLKLIAPITTWDEAVPLGNGLLGGLLWGEGGTLRLSLDRGDLWDERPAPGNALSKFTYAQMAAWARAGKNAEISAVVDEQAYNILHPTKIPAGRLELDLAPGQTVREFELDLASATGRVRLAGKEGGTIEVFFNAHEPVALMRIPGAAPRVMRLLAPESVKQLGYPAAVSSEADEAKWFTQGTAEGNTSCVYAALRRVGDATLLATTVAFSPADGADVVAAAKARVDAALAAGYAAEHARHAQWWGKFWSASAVNLPDEEVMRHYYLVEYFYGAASRDHAPPMPLQGVWTADAGELPPWKGDYHHDLNTEMTYMGYQAAGHFEEGRAFLDWMHGLLPALRRFAHDFYGQKGAAVPAVMSLAGAPLGGWAQYSLSPVHGAWAGHLFYLHWRYTGDEAYLREVAYPWCREVGECLRGLLHENAEGVLVLPVSASPEAFNNSQRAWLTPNSNYDIMCLRMLFLGNAEMAAELGDAVAAQEWRTASAKLGPYHVTKENVLMLSADEELVFSHRHFATLMGIYPFNLMNVEGSGTERAAIAATIPDIDRLGVVEWCGYSYTWMAALRARIGEPEAALWHLKAYLRAFILRNGFHANGDQTKSGFSSFDYRPFTLEGNFLACATVHEMLLQSWNATPGTGAWGPLRIFPAMPWRWHEASFTDLVAEGGHRVSARRENNATTWLRIVTGRTGELTVRDNFAGRIPTWTKIEPERKDGADFVFAVKAGDVIEAILSKPAAIPAAPVDAFLDGVAQPPKHFGVKMVY
- the recN gene encoding DNA repair protein RecN; the protein is MLQSLRIRNLALLEEVALEFEAGFTAVTGETGAGKSILLGAMSLLAGERADKTIIRQGAAACEVEAALFFEDARAINAVLAELELPAAEDGVVILKRSVPREKAPRLSVNGSLATLAALQRLGEHWIDFHGPSEPRRLLKESCQLELLDLFGRTGDALASYRTRYEAWRALVADRARLANETKLSDDQIDFLQRQLAKIDELELTDEAIEALERDFHRLSRAQEITTLAEGLSAGLTGDDGVQLRVGQLLREARQLENLDPASRALAERLSAAAVELNDLGAEFAGLTEQLQFDAEQAEQLQSRMNTWLELKRKHGGDVSAVSAARDDMRRRLESQGDLEGTLARLEKQMVDAERAARKEASALRAMREKAARELAKLAGRSIAQLGFKKADFLVKIGAQGELGPAGDSTVEFLFSPNVGEAPLPLSRIASSGELARVMLALKTVLADLDGVPVLVFDEVDANVGGEIGRVVGEQMAGIARHHQVFCVTHLPQVAAQATSHLVVTKDQSKERAVVEIAPIQQSRKARVSELARMLGDRNAKSALAHAEELLA
- a CDS encoding PEP-CTERM sorting domain-containing protein gives rise to the protein MSNCSRFLPLPSSLVLAALVAFGPLTPLASAAAVIWDTPTTLAGDTDVLTTGSLVAAFNLGVDGGTTTVNGVTFENALNPNYGSTTWAVGTGAGSLTFSGATLYSGDPFGVGSSPYSLLSAEYQTLLGSALWNDSFSGTQVAVTIGGLTPGQTYYVQFWSNDPRSYGVNRDTTFSAANGTTLEQNTGSGYGGLGQWVTGTFTADGTTQDIFATGTGSGSNATMINAYQLRTTAIPEPATTAMLAGAAVLGATFWRRRRRA